In the Manis javanica isolate MJ-LG chromosome 14, MJ_LKY, whole genome shotgun sequence genome, one interval contains:
- the LOC118969995 gene encoding uncharacterized protein, giving the protein MINDLPSTMKPSAHMLEIIACTTLILVSCAGNVCLFYSTRKCITGRLQTSFLLIFSLIFVHLIKNLVVNIMKIVYASGFVLDSAGCKVLHFTAALTTCLAIWFTLHFALFYHQQLHQAVHPVSEAPRLDQQKHSVKVVSALWAAGVAGHTPILLFTGKPKYLNAGNDTDPLSTHSIYVDCLTDFGNKQVEFYYGKIFLVLMDILPLAILVFVCFWMSFLLSERRKMTYGDIWIGDDDSETEILRGAKFSIVLMWLITPLWISHFILVSFSEDLAACVFFPAVLTALSSGFSALSPFLLMLVNYKMKLVSLCGAKEESPTPQLADVTLSPYA; this is encoded by the coding sequence ATGATAAATGATTTGCCATCTACCATGAAGCCGTCTGCACACATGCTTGAGATCATTGCTTGCACCACGCTAATCCTCGTGAGCTGTGCTGgaaatgtgtgtttattttattctacaaGGAAATGTATCACTGGGCGTTTACAGACATCCTTTCTTCTAATTTTCAGTCTTATATTTGTCCACCTCATTAAAAACTTGGTGGTGAACATCATGAAAATTGTTTATGCTTCGGGTTTCGTGTTGGATTCAGCTGGCTGCAAAGTTCTGCACTTCACAGCAGCCCTGACGACTTGCCTGGCCATCTGGTTCACGCTGCACTTTGCACTGTTCTACCACCAGCAGCTTCACCAAGCCGTCCACCCTGTGAGTGAGGCCCCAAGGCTGGACCAGCAGAAGCATTCCGTGAAGGTGGTTTCTGCACTTTGGGCTGCTGGTGTGGCAGGGCACACCCCCATTTTACTtttcactgggaaaccaaaatacCTGAATGCAGGCAATGACACAGACCCCTTGTCTACACACAGCATTTATGTGGATTGCCTGACTGACTTTGGAAACAAGCAGGTAGAGTTTTACTACGGGaaaatatttctagttctcatggATATTCTTCCTTTAGCAATCTTAGTTTTCGTCTGTTTCTGGATGTCTTTTCTCctttcagaaagaaggaagatgaCATATGGTGACATCTGGATCGGAGATGATGATTCAGAAACTGAAATCCTTAGAGGGGCCAAGTTTAGTATTGTATTAATGTGGCTGATCACTCCACTTTGGATTTCTCACTTTATCTTAGTCTCTTTTTCAGAAGACTTGGCAGCCTGCGTCTTTTTCCCAGCTGTTCTCACAGCCCTTTCTTCAGGCTTCTCTGCTCTTAGTCCTTTCCTGCTTATGTTGGTGAATTACAAAATGAAGTTGGTGTCCTTGTGCGGGGCCAAAGAGGAAAGTCCCACACCACAGCTTGCAGATGTGACTCTTTCTCCGTATGCCTAA